TTTTGAAAAGATAGGCGTTGACTCTGCTGTTTTCAATTGAATCAAAATTGAGGGTGCCGCTGCTTAAAATAACTTTATGGAAAAGGTGTTCGGCTTCATTGAGATGCATTAAAGCTTGAATACTCATCGCACCCGCAGATTGCCCCATTAAAGTGACATTATCTTTATCGCCGTCAAAATCTGGGATAAAGTATTGTACCCATTTAAGTACAGCAAGCTGATCAGAAAGCCCACAATTCATATCATAATCTTCGTTAAGTAAGTGCCAGTTTGTAAAACCTAATGCGCCAAGACGATAATTGAATGTAATTACAATAGCATGTGCAGTTTTAGCAAGGTGTTGCGGTTGATATAACTCAGCAGACCCATGACCATTTAGGAAGCCGCCGCCATAAAACCAGATGATGACAGGAAGTGGTTTGTCGCTGTCTGTATGCTGAGGTTTCCAAACATTTAAATAAAGACAGTCTTCGCTTTGTTCGAAATCTTGGTCATGTGTAGAAAAGAAAGTTTCAAGTTTATTGTAAGGTTGAAGAGGAATGGGGCCGAATGAAGTTGCATCTAAGTTGTTGTTATCCCAATGTGTTTTCAACGCTGCATGTTTGAAGCGGTACGTATCGATTGGCGGTTCGGCATAAGGAATACCGTAATATACTTCTAATTGATTATCCACTTGTCCTGTAATCGTGCCGGCTTTAGTTTCTCGTGTAATTGTCTCCATCTGCATTGCCCCTTTCAATTTTAAATATAGAGGAGCTGTGCGGTTGATGCAAATACTTGTAAAAAAAGAGGGTGAGATGGGAAAAGTGTATAGGCTGAGAGGGCGAGCCTCGACACTTTGGGCAGAAACTGTATAGGCTGAGAATGCGAGCCTCGACACTTTGGGCAGAAACTGTATAGGCTGAGAATGCGCGCCTATACACTTAGGGCAGAAACTGTATAGGCGGGAAACGTGCGCCTCGACACTTAGGGCGGAAACTGTATAGGCGGGAAACGTGCGCCTCTACACTTAGGGCAGAAACTGTATAGGCGGGAAACGTGCGCCTATACACTTTAGCTCTAACCCTAGAAAAAAGAAGAAGCGAGACATTATTTCTGTCTCACTCCTTCTAAAATACTGCTTTATTTAGTTTGCGTTGTATCATTATCAGCAG
Above is a genomic segment from Staphylococcus piscifermentans containing:
- a CDS encoding carboxylesterase family protein — its product is METITRETKAGTITGQVDNQLEVYYGIPYAEPPIDTYRFKHAALKTHWDNNNLDATSFGPIPLQPYNKLETFFSTHDQDFEQSEDCLYLNVWKPQHTDSDKPLPVIIWFYGGGFLNGHGSAELYQPQHLAKTAHAIVITFNYRLGALGFTNWHLLNEDYDMNCGLSDQLAVLKWVQYFIPDFDGDKDNVTLMGQSAGAMSIQALMHLNEAEHLFHKVILSSGTLNFDSIENSRVNAYLFKMMTMLQYNQSFETLTTPQMMKIMDKDLEERKPSKGLQLFYRPIFTPDTMSESILGDKPVLAGYTASEGDIYIRGRFHKLKPKRFIEVAEFNDINIDTQLFNIKKHDGQAAAITEYYFKQPLLDWLNHYSGSNKWLYRFDWSNPASKDFKSPYHILDVIFWLGHLDILSAHGAPADGETFELENEMQETVGKFIRSGECSWKPYTPYDASPYIFK